The Glycine soja cultivar W05 chromosome 8, ASM419377v2, whole genome shotgun sequence genome has a window encoding:
- the LOC114424053 gene encoding uncharacterized protein LOC114424053: protein MEDQVDKATTITIELDGGDGAFENHKASRNRKVKPITGLIHLLPKFHGLAGEDPHKHLKEFHIVCSTMKPPDVQEDHIFLKAFPHSLEGVAKDWLYYLAPRSITSWDDLKRVFLEKIFPASRTTAIRKDISGIRQLSGESLYEYWERFKKLCASCPHHQISEQLLLQYFYEGLSNMERSMIDAASGGALGDMTPAEARNLIEKMASNSQQFSARNDAIVIRGVHEVATNPSASSETKKLEGKLDALVNLVTQLALNQKSVPVARVCGLCSSADHHTDLCPSMQQPGAIEQPEAYAANIYNRPPQPQQQNQPQQNNYDLSSNRYNPGWRNHPNLQSLTNQMGQLATQLNQQQSQNSDKLPSQAVQNPKNVSAISLRSGKQCQGPQPVAPSSSANEPAKLHSIPEKGDDKNLPNNFCAGESSSTGNSDLQKQHIPPLPFPPRAVSNKKMEEAEKEILETFRKVEVNIPLLDAIKQIPRYAKFLKELCTNKRKLKGSERISMGRNVSALIGKSVPQIPEKCKDPGTFSIPCIIGNSKFDNAMLDLGASVSVMPLSIFNSLSLGPLQSTDVVIHLANRSVAYPVGFIEDVLVRVGELIFPVDFYILNMEDGFSQGSVPIILGRPFMKTARTKIDVYAGTLSMEFGDITVHFNILDAMKYPSEDLSVFRAEIIDHVV from the exons actggactgattcatttgcttccaaagtttcatggccttgcaggtgaagacccgcacaaacatttgaaagaatttcacattgtctgctctaccatgaaacccccagatgtccaagaggatcacatatttctgaaggcttttcctcattcattagagggagtggcaaaggactggctgtattaccttgctccaaggtccatcacgagctgggatgaccttaagagagtgttcttagaaaaaattttccctgcttccaggaccacagccatcaggaaggatatctcaggtattagacaactcagtggagagagcctgtatgagtactgggagagatttaagaaactatgtgctagttgcccccaccatcagatttcagaacagcttcttctccaatatttttatgaaggactcagtaatatggagagaagtatgatagatgctgccagtggtggagcccttggagacatgactcctgctgaagccagaaatttaattgagaagatggcctccaactcccaacagtttagtgccagaaatgatgccatagtcattagaggagtgcatgaggtagctacaaacccatctgcatcatctgaaactaagaagcttgaaggcaaactggatgcgttggtcaacttggtaacccagctggccttgaatcagaaatctgtacctgtcgcaagggtttgtggtttgtgctcctctgctgaccaccatacagacctttgcccttccatgcagcaacctggagcaattgagcagcctgaagcttatgctgcaaatatttacaatagacctcctcaacctcagcagcaaaatcaaccacagcagaacaattatgacctttccagcaacagatacaaccctggatggaggaatcaccctaacctc cagagcttaaccaatcagatgggacaattagctactcaattgaatcaacaacagtcccagaattctgacaagctgccttctcaagctgtccaaaaccccaaaaatgtcagtgccatttcattgaggtcgggaaagcaatgtcaaggacctcaacccgtagcaccttcctcatctgcaaatgaacctgccaaacttcactctattccagaaaaaggtgatgacaaaaatttacctaacaatttctgtgcaggtgaatcttcttccacaggtaattctgatttgcagaagcagcacattccccctcttccattccctccaagagcagtttccaacaaaaaaatggaagaggcagagaaagagatcttggaaacgtttagaaaggtagaggtaaacatacctctgttggatgcaataaagcaaattccaagatatgccaaattcttgaaggagctgtgcactaataagcggaagcttaaaggaagtgaacggattagcatgggcagaaatgtctccgcattgattggtaaatctgttcctcaaattcctgaaaaatgcaaagatccaggtacattcagcataccttgtatcatagggaatagtaagtttgacaatgccatgctagatttaggagcttctgttagtgttatgcctctgtctatttttaattctctatctctaggtcccttgcagtcaactgatgtggtaattcatttagctaatagaagtgttgcctatcctgttggtttcatagaagatgtcttagttagagttggtgaactgattttccctgttgatttttatatcttgaatatggaagatggattttctcaaggatcagttcccatcattctaggcagaccctttatgaaaactgctagaactaagatagatgtttatgcaggcacactgtctatggagtttggtgatataactgttcattttaatattctggatgctatgaaatacccatctgaagatctttctgtatttcgtgctgaaataattgaccatgttgtt